In Myxococcus guangdongensis, one genomic interval encodes:
- a CDS encoding GAF domain-containing protein produces MSPHPPSPEAPVPTVDLTPGALSLQVLESLPQLVWMTRPDGHHVYFNRRWYEYTGLTPEQAMGDGWLRIVHPEDAQEAGRRWAHSLKTGEPYEVEFRCRRHDGVWRWMLGRASPLRDAKGDVLQWFGTTTDIEEPKRASESMRFLAEAGALLSSSALDLDDTLALLAKLAVPQLADWCAVELVEEDGGTRQVAVAHVDPSRVRLAEEVRVRFPPREDDPNGVLAVIRTGRPVLLESVSDDVLTLAARDAEHLRFLEALGLRSAMLIPLKARGRILGALTLVTAESSRRFGRADLELGEQLASRAALSVDTARLYRESQVSLRRSQEERRTAQTLLRIGETLSSELDPGVLVQRITDETVALTGAGFGAFFENRVDERGESYLLYTLSGAPREAFAHLPMPRNTAIFGPTFRGEGSRRYDDVTRQADYGKSAPYHGMPQDHLPVRSYLAVPVKSRSGEILGGLFFGHSEPGRFREEHARLVEGVASQAAVALDNARLFRDARRAEERFRSLVTATAQAVWVTRPDGLIEEDSPSWREYTGQSYDEWKGTGWLDAVHPEDREASHRAWTAAVTDVKPYEVEYRLRRPDGTYSPTLARAVPVLHSDGKLREWIGTNTDMTAQRRVEEGLRRLDREQVARRLEALRAEMSGALAKEGSVADILQGCAQALVRHLDAEVARLWLYSRSSAMLELVGNAGVSAPPREKWARVAVHGTSLVAEVARTREQVWVDKMEHDARVLDPTWIRETGLRSFAGIPLVVRGQLVGVMGLYSKTVLGGDKVAALAAVADALAQGLERRRAEDSLRLRAKELARSNEELQQFAYVASHDLQEPLRMVAGYTQLLARRYQGKLDAEADTFIHYAVDGVTRMQRLIQDLLTYSRVGTQGREPRAVDAARAVERARTNLQVALRESGATLDVGPLPTVLADETQLVQLFQNLIGNALKFHGAAPPRVEVAAEVKGPEARFTVRDWGIGIDAQDSERIFVIFQRLHGKEAFAGTGIGLAICKKIVERLGGRIGVESKVGEGSTFWFTLPLAPSVPAPSEVSS; encoded by the coding sequence ATGTCCCCTCACCCCCCCTCTCCGGAGGCGCCGGTCCCCACCGTGGACCTGACCCCGGGCGCGCTGTCCCTCCAGGTCCTGGAGAGCCTCCCCCAGCTCGTCTGGATGACCCGTCCCGACGGGCACCACGTCTACTTCAACCGCCGCTGGTACGAGTACACCGGCCTGACGCCCGAGCAGGCCATGGGCGACGGCTGGCTGCGCATCGTCCATCCGGAGGACGCGCAGGAGGCCGGCAGGCGCTGGGCCCACTCGCTGAAGACGGGGGAGCCCTACGAGGTGGAGTTCCGCTGCCGGCGACATGATGGCGTCTGGCGATGGATGCTCGGCCGCGCCAGCCCCCTGCGCGACGCGAAGGGCGATGTCCTCCAGTGGTTCGGCACCACCACGGACATCGAGGAGCCCAAGCGCGCCTCGGAGTCCATGCGCTTCCTGGCGGAGGCGGGGGCGCTGTTGTCCTCGTCCGCGCTGGACCTGGACGACACGCTGGCGCTGCTGGCGAAGCTGGCCGTGCCGCAGCTGGCGGACTGGTGCGCGGTGGAGCTGGTGGAGGAGGACGGCGGCACGCGTCAGGTGGCGGTGGCGCACGTGGACCCCAGCCGGGTGCGGCTGGCCGAGGAGGTGCGGGTTCGCTTCCCGCCCCGCGAGGACGACCCGAACGGCGTGCTGGCCGTCATCCGCACGGGCAGGCCGGTGTTGCTGGAGTCCGTGTCCGACGACGTGCTGACCCTGGCGGCGCGGGACGCGGAGCATCTGCGCTTCCTGGAGGCGCTGGGCCTGCGCTCGGCGATGCTCATCCCCCTGAAGGCGCGCGGCCGCATCCTGGGCGCGCTCACGCTGGTGACGGCCGAGTCCAGCCGGCGCTTCGGACGGGCGGACCTGGAGCTGGGCGAGCAGCTGGCGTCGCGCGCCGCGCTGTCGGTGGACACCGCGCGGCTGTACCGCGAATCCCAGGTGTCGCTGCGCCGCAGCCAGGAGGAGCGCCGCACCGCCCAGACGCTCTTGCGCATCGGCGAGACGCTGTCCTCGGAGCTGGACCCAGGCGTGCTCGTCCAGCGCATCACCGACGAGACGGTGGCCCTCACCGGCGCGGGCTTCGGCGCCTTCTTCGAGAACCGCGTGGACGAGCGGGGTGAGTCCTATCTGCTCTACACGCTGTCCGGCGCGCCCAGGGAGGCCTTCGCCCACCTGCCCATGCCGCGCAACACCGCCATCTTCGGCCCCACCTTCCGGGGCGAGGGCTCGCGGCGGTACGACGACGTGACGCGCCAGGCGGACTACGGCAAGAGCGCCCCGTACCACGGCATGCCCCAGGACCACCTGCCGGTGAGGAGCTACCTGGCGGTGCCGGTGAAGAGCCGCTCCGGGGAGATTCTGGGCGGGCTGTTCTTCGGACACTCGGAGCCCGGCCGCTTCCGCGAGGAGCACGCGCGGCTGGTGGAGGGCGTGGCGTCCCAGGCCGCGGTGGCGCTGGACAACGCGCGCCTGTTCCGCGACGCGCGGCGGGCCGAGGAGCGCTTCCGCTCGCTCGTCACCGCCACCGCGCAGGCCGTGTGGGTGACGCGGCCGGACGGGCTCATCGAGGAGGACAGCCCCTCCTGGCGCGAGTACACCGGCCAGTCGTACGACGAATGGAAGGGCACCGGCTGGCTGGACGCCGTGCACCCCGAGGACCGGGAGGCGTCCCACCGCGCGTGGACGGCGGCGGTGACGGACGTGAAGCCGTACGAAGTCGAGTACCGGCTGCGCCGTCCGGACGGGACGTACTCGCCCACGCTGGCGCGCGCGGTGCCGGTGCTGCACTCGGACGGCAAGCTGCGCGAGTGGATAGGCACCAACACGGACATGACGGCCCAGCGCCGCGTGGAGGAGGGCCTGCGGCGGTTGGACCGCGAGCAGGTGGCCCGCAGGCTGGAGGCGCTGCGCGCGGAGATGAGCGGCGCCCTGGCCAAGGAGGGCTCCGTCGCCGACATCCTCCAGGGCTGCGCGCAGGCGCTGGTGCGTCACCTGGACGCGGAGGTGGCGCGGCTGTGGCTGTACTCGCGCAGCTCCGCCATGTTGGAGCTGGTGGGCAACGCGGGCGTGTCCGCGCCGCCGCGCGAGAAGTGGGCGCGCGTGGCGGTGCACGGCACCAGCCTGGTGGCGGAGGTGGCCCGCACGCGCGAGCAGGTCTGGGTGGACAAGATGGAGCACGACGCCCGGGTGCTGGACCCGACGTGGATTCGCGAGACGGGGCTGCGCTCGTTCGCGGGCATCCCCCTGGTGGTGCGCGGGCAGCTGGTGGGCGTGATGGGGCTCTACAGCAAGACGGTGCTGGGCGGGGACAAGGTGGCGGCGCTGGCGGCGGTGGCGGACGCGCTCGCGCAGGGGTTGGAGCGCCGGCGCGCGGAGGACTCGCTGCGGCTGCGCGCCAAGGAGCTGGCCCGCTCCAACGAGGAGCTCCAGCAGTTCGCCTACGTGGCCTCGCACGACCTGCAGGAGCCGTTGCGCATGGTGGCCGGCTACACGCAGCTGCTCGCGCGGCGCTACCAGGGCAAGCTGGACGCGGAGGCGGACACCTTCATCCACTACGCGGTGGACGGCGTCACGCGCATGCAGCGGCTCATCCAGGACTTGCTGACGTACTCGCGCGTGGGCACGCAGGGCCGCGAGCCGCGCGCGGTGGACGCGGCTCGCGCGGTGGAGCGGGCCCGGACGAACCTGCAGGTGGCGCTGCGGGAGTCGGGCGCCACGCTCGACGTGGGCCCGTTGCCCACGGTGCTCGCGGACGAGACGCAGCTGGTGCAGCTGTTCCAGAACCTCATCGGCAACGCGCTCAAGTTCCACGGCGCCGCGCCGCCCCGGGTGGAGGTGGCCGCGGAGGTGAAGGGCCCGGAGGCGCGCTTCACGGTGCGGGACTGGGGCATCGGCATCGACGCGCAGGACTCCGAGCGCATCTTCGTCATCTTCCAGCGCCTGCACGGCAAGGAGGCGTTCGCCGGGACGGGCATCGGGCTGGCCATCTGCAAGAAAATCGTGGAGCGTCTGGGAGGCCGCATCGGCGTGGAGTCGAAGGTGGGGGAGGGAAGCACGTTCTGGTTCACCCTGCCGCTGGCGCCGTCGGTGCCCGCGCCTTCCGAGGTGTCGTCATGA
- a CDS encoding TadE/TadG family type IV pilus assembly protein → MHSKDRRGIAGGQSGQAAVETAIVVPMMVFMVLGIIQLGMVHNARLMTEYGAYRAVRAGIVNHGDCTLMEKAALSALLPTLPPLPGKDGRVDTLDAARKVHTNFVQRLFAANRLLPFYLEAGLPLFRVDVLNPSRGELSQLFTTYGVQGREIDYDDVRDDRVIEANLLSIRLTYFYELRIPFANMQLHAFYLGREYLDQLKGMQFELQRVGGRNAIQYLQERALSKQGDFPKIVALARGTGRDRHYVMPLVATWTMRMQSNLFNNDQHGPGRCAVGG, encoded by the coding sequence ATGCACTCGAAAGACAGACGCGGGATTGCCGGAGGGCAGTCCGGACAGGCCGCCGTGGAGACCGCCATCGTCGTCCCGATGATGGTCTTCATGGTGCTGGGCATCATCCAGCTGGGCATGGTGCACAACGCCCGGTTGATGACCGAGTACGGCGCCTATCGGGCCGTGCGGGCGGGAATCGTCAACCATGGCGACTGCACGCTGATGGAGAAGGCGGCGCTCTCTGCGCTCTTGCCCACGCTGCCGCCCCTGCCGGGGAAGGACGGCCGGGTGGACACGCTGGATGCCGCGCGAAAGGTCCACACGAACTTCGTCCAGAGGCTGTTCGCCGCGAACCGGTTGCTGCCCTTCTACCTGGAGGCGGGGCTGCCCCTGTTCCGGGTGGATGTGCTCAATCCCAGTCGGGGCGAGCTGAGCCAGCTCTTCACCACCTATGGCGTGCAGGGGCGGGAGATCGACTACGACGACGTGCGGGATGACCGCGTCATCGAGGCGAACCTGCTGTCCATCCGGCTCACCTACTTCTACGAGCTGCGCATCCCCTTCGCCAACATGCAGCTGCACGCCTTCTATCTGGGGCGTGAGTACCTGGACCAGCTCAAGGGCATGCAGTTCGAGCTGCAGCGCGTGGGTGGTAGGAACGCCATCCAGTACCTGCAGGAGCGCGCGCTGAGCAAGCAGGGGGACTTCCCGAAGATTGTCGCGCTGGCGCGCGGCACGGGCCGAGATCGCCACTACGTGATGCCGCTGGTCGCCACCTGGACCATGCGCATGCAGTCCAACCTCTTCAACAACGACCAGCACGGCCCCGGCCGCTGCGCCGTCGGCGGCTGA